GGTGCAATCTTGAAGGTAATTGTAGAGGTACTGAATCTGTCAACGGTGAATTTACTGTTACTACACATTTTGACTGAAATGATGAAGTTAGCCTTTATATTCAATAATCAGAAGAGCTAAAACTGTGGTGGCAAATTCATTATTAAGCCAAAATGCGTTGAAATTTGTGACTGAGCATTGCTACAGTGGCAATATTGGCAGCCTCAGTATTAGGGCTAATTCCTTAAAATATacgtattaaaaaaaattatccgtCAAATGCACGTCTGACTAAGGGGCTTTTTTATTCTATACGGGCCGTGCTGACTCAGCACGGCCGAATCACAAAAAAATCTACCTGGTCAACATCCAATTTGGACTGAGCATTTGTGTCAGCGGACGTGCTGACTGGGCACGGCTCGACCCGACACAAACCTGTTTGTGTCAGGTGCGGACGTGCCCAGTCAGCACGTGTCTCAATCTCTCGCTTTGTCTGTCTCAAGTATAGCATAGCAACTCCTCCTCCTGCTTGCATTCGTTCCTTCAGTTTGGCTTCGGATTCGGTGAAAGCAGCCACTGCTTGGCTTCGTTCCTTCTGTTACAGCATTTATTAATTACATTATTTATATTATGTTAATTAAACATGTTAAGTAATTATgttaattatttatattatgttAATTAAACATGTTAAATATTTATgttaattatttatattatgttaattatttatgtatttacatgttatattaTACTGTCATCAAATGACATTAATtaaacttgttttctgcattgtGTGTTGTTGTTATAGTTTATTAATTAATAGTTAATGTAAAGTGTGataatttatttataattttacAATATTGAAGTGTTAAAAAAGAGTTAACTAGTGTATATAGTGATATAGTGTTGTCGACTACGACTTATTGTTTAATCGTATAATTTTTGGCGAATTACTATGTAATATAATTCATATAGAAATACTAGAAATATCTAATTAAAATTATTGCTTTTTACATGCataaaatatattaattaactaaacataagaaatttttggattgcataaaaaaatgaagtaatctgcaaatattaataaaaaaatttttggattgaTATTGATGTAGATGAATAATTCATGTACGTAGTAGGACTTTTGTAAGATATCATATATGCTGCGTGCAAGGTAAAAATATAGTTAAAATAATTATCCAAAATATAGTTAAAAATGTAGTTAAAATATAGTAAAAATATAGATGCAAAAATGTTGTCTCGAAAAAATAATTATCCGAATTGGTTGTATTATTATGTATGCCAATCACAATCACAAAGTGATTATAATAATTAATTCCTGTTTATTAGAATACATGAATCTTTCGTTAATTAACAACTATTATGCATTTAATAATGATTTAGTAATAATACATGTGGAAAAGGCATCTAGGGACATGAATCATGAGGTTAGGttaatgtatttattttaaatattaatGAAATGAAGTATATTTAGGATTGTGGTTAAATTTTAGTTTAATCAGgttaatttgaaaattaaagtACCAAATTTTATTTAGGATGGCGGTAAATGGAGAGTTTACTACGTCActtataaaaattatataacCGACTATTGTTTTAACATTATAGATAAATGAATAAAGATATGTTATATTTACTCGTTACGTGTGATAATAATTACCAGTTATATTTGGTAAGTATGTTTAAATATTTTACGGTAACCAAGCATGTAAATATATATGTTAATTAAGAAGTTTATAACACTTTGTTACCTACGTATTAAAAGAAATATGGGgaggaaaaataaaaacaaaagctTGGTCCATATTGTTTAACCCAACCTTTAACATAACAAACGACCAACATTTGGATGAGATGTATGATTCAAATATAAATTACCTACATGATTCTAATACAATGAATTCGACACCGTAACATTTGGATGAGATGTATTTGGAAAAATACAATGAATTCGAGCCGTGCTGACTGGGCACGGCTCGCAGCTGACAACAACCTGTTTGTGTCAGGTGCGGACGTGCTGACTGACACATGCTCAGCCCAAATTGGATGTTGACCGAGTAGATTTTTTTGTGATTCGGCCGTACTGAGTCAGCACGGCCCGTATAGAATAAGAAAGCCCCTCAGTCAGACGTGCATTTGacggataatttttttttatacgtATATTTTAAGGAATTAGCCCAGTATTAGGGAGGTAAAAATTCCTTTATCTGAGCCTTAAATAAGTAATTCATTACCTGTATATAAAGTGAAATATATaataagattaaaaaaaaaaacaacaacaatagTTACCCGCCTATGATTGATGACTAACGGTGAAGTGTCTTGATGAAATGGCACACTTGTGCTCACTTACCTTTGTGCATGAAAATTACGTGATTTTGCCATTATATAGATACATCAacatttttaccaaaaataaaaatatacataaactttaaaatatgtttaatacttcataaagaaaaaatttgccCAACAggagagctttttttttttttttttttttggtcaaacaactcaacTCTATTTGTACTTGCAACTTAACAGTAAAAGCATAGCAAAATTACCTAGTTTTTGGTGCtaaaattacaatgaaatcATGTGACTGACATCCCACAATTCATTTCACCAAATAGTTCTGTGTTATCAGTTGAGTAAATAGAGGATCCTCCATATACTCCTAAACGGAGAGACTCAATTGCGAATAGGTGAACTAAAATGTCAATGGTTTGAAAGCAATTATTCAAAATACGTAGATGAAATTTGATCTAAAAGGTTGATTTTTGCACGTACCatgagagaaagggagagcaataTCATGCATTCGAATTGCGTTTTCTGGGAAAGTTTTTTACTATAATACTTTTTGCTATGTGATCTATGTGAAATGAAAAAGTATTTGAGAAACGTGCTTAAGGAAAGTTTCACAAAGTTCTTCTACATAATATCGAAATAATAggataaaaaaaattggaatcCAAACGACCACCTACCATATGGACATTCCACGACTTTTGATACACTCCATGAGGATTTACAAGAATGAGATGTTAGAAATTCACTTACAACAGAATACATCTTATGCCTCCACATAAATCAACTTCATCATACCTATAATGCAACTTTTTTCTGAATACAAATGTACCAGAACAAGCAACAAAGAAAGCAATacataaatcaactaaataGTCATTGCGCTACCCATCTCACGCCTCCACATAAATCAACTTCACCATACCAATAGTGCAGCTGTTTCTAAACACAAAAATATACCAGAACAATCAACAAAGAAAGCAGTACATTCTGCTAATGTCATTACACTACCCATTTTTCCTCAGCAACATTAAGAAGTTCAAGCAATCTTCGGTGCAGTGAGTTGAAGGGAATCTAGAGAGTCACATAACTTGGATGCTGCAAAACACAAACATGTAAAGAAATGACAGTGTCAGAGCAGTAAGTGGCGTCAACAGTTTTTGTACTCCTCCTGGTGACTCAAGCCTCAGCTATTGGTTACACCGGTAGTGTCACCAAAAACCTGGCCACAAAAGCAAAATTCAGTTGCCAAATTAGATCATCATAACACTCTTTGTTTGTCATTCCAGTCATATAAAAACATATTGTGCATTTCCATTCTTGACAACCATATTTGACAATTTGGTCAATTCCAAGAAAGAGGATCAAGGTTTTGATATACAATTTGATCATGTACAATGTATCCACTGACGTATAAAGTCCATCAGAAAAGCATGATCAAATTTACTGTTCAACTAGCAGGTGGAACTTGCTAAATTGCCTCAGGCAAGTGACTTTCTGCATTTATGGTTTGCCTTCCATATCTCTAATAATATTCTTTCACGTCAAGAAGTTTTGGAAGTTATTTTTCCAAGTTAGTTAAAGACACTATTGATCTACAATAACCTAGGGTTTAGCTCCTACAAAGTTTTAGGTTAAAGATTAATTAAGTAGGAACATAGTATCGCCAGCTAATTTGGTCGCTCATTCTTTTCATTTTGTTGCTCCTCCCACATCATTttcatctttcatttaatttaaaattcttcaCCATGTTACCGTTTGTCATACCATGAAAAGTTCACTTGATTTGGAGGAGGTCCAAATAATTTGTAtgcttttgaaacaaaattccttctctttctcttttaaTAGAATGGTCAGCTATACATGGTACAAACCATCTGCTTTGATACGTATGACTTTATTTCATATTCAAAAACCGTGAGAGTAGTTCAATAGAAATTATATTTAACCCTTTATGATTCAACCCAACAATATAGCTTAGCTGCCATTAcataaggaaagaaaaaggaaaatatatgAACTAAAACTTCTCAGTTCATCAACAAAGTGACAAACTAATTTATTTCTGCATGTAAGCCTAGCCATATTCAGATCATTAATCCAAACAATAGAAATTGGCAGGTTGGTCCTAGTCACAAGGGCAAAAAATATAGTGCCACCAAATTCTCTCTTCTCAATCTCCTTGTCAGGCCACCATTAGATTCCCTCTTACGGTTATGCAGCAAAGGGTTAGAATGAATAATGTCCTCAAATTCATCCTTAGAGCATATAATTCTAAGTAAGAGTTTCATGTCAGTACCAAGTTTTACAGCTTATAGATGCAGGTGAAGCTTCACAAGGATATGAAAACCATAAAAACCCAACAACTGATTAGATATTTCTTTTACAAATGATGACTATTACTAAACAATCCACAAcatactaaataaataaatacaaaacaAGATAACTCTCTTTGAGTACTTTTCCTGGGACCACTGGGAATTAGGGAGGGAGGACCAAGACCACAACCTGGAAGTTATCAAGGTGGTTATGCACCCACCAAGCAGTGACCTCAAGGACAATCACACACGTACAAGAAAGGATCTATGCAGTGATTGTTTGGAATTTAAAGGAACCTGCCTCCTGCTATTTTAATTACATAATGCATCTCAGTGAGAGATTTGATGCAAGTTAAGTTAGGTAATGAAGAAGAGAATGAAAGCAATGCACAACAGAGAGGATGGAGCTTTTATTAGTGTTGGGGGAaggggggaggggaggggaggagaaGACAATTTCAAAGGGCAAGAAAAATTTAGAGATAAAAAGAGATCCCCAGTCCACATAGACCTGCACAGGGGAGATGAGGAGTGGAGACAGTGGTCCCCCTTAATGCTGACCCAGAAAAGACAAATGctgaaaaaggaaatgacaggataTCAAATAAGAATACACCTTATACTTCACATAAAATCTTTCTTTATCAAGTGCAGAAGATTTTATAGTTTAGTCCATAGAAGTCAATtgtaataaaagaaataaaaaagtgtCAAAGCTAAAGAAAGTAGTAAAATAAATTGCCAAATGGGTCTCTTGTATCATGAGAACTACTAACTTATACCTCAGAGCTTCAAGTTCGCAATAAAGGATATCCTGTCATTTCCTGCTAACTTATACCTATTTCGTAAGAATTGCTTTATGAGCTTTGTATGAAAGAATCACATTCCATATTAGCGCAATAAAGTTAGCAGCAAGGACCTGTAACAAGCAACATATAAAGGGACTGTAAGCGCCATTAAAAGAACAGTCCTTTCTGTTGATGAGTACAAGATCAACTACTAAGTTTACAAAATATCAGTTCTTCTGAAACGATAAATTGTATCAAGAATGGCGCCCatcatagaaaatttaaataaaccaaaatgaaAGAAGAATAAGGAAAAATAAGATACACAAGTCTATCAGCTAGGCTAATCTTACAAGGAAATTCATGCATCAAGTACATGCTAGTTTTCATTTTGCTTAGAAAATGGACAAGAATGCTGGTAATTTATGTGGTAGACCTTAATGTAAAGCATTTTTCAAAACATTaactttgttttgattttatgTAAAGGAAGTAATTAATTTATGTTTATATACAATTACTTAATTATTCAATGGGCTGTTGTCCATCTCGAAAAAAGCACACATCAGGTAGAAAATAATCCATCGGATAAATTTCATTTGTCAAAGTAGGATACAAACTCATACTTTCTTTAACTAATTTGAAATCAAGCAGAACTttatgatcaaaaatggaagaTTCACCaatcatatttgagcatcagtACTTGAAAATGGAATTTTGATTGTTAAAAGGACATGGAAAGGGCTATGCTTCATTCTATAGTTATAACAGCCTGGCTTATGTTCCTTCAATAAATGATTTTACATCATCTTAGGTTCCCATTGTAAACAATGCAAAGTTTGAAGCTTTTCAATCCTCCAATTACAAGCCAGAGTCTAATTGGGTGAGGTCAGAAAATTCTGTTATTAAATTAAGACATACAACTAATATAATGAAGAAACAATTAGTAATTGTTTCCAATCCATCACACGCTTCAAAGACCTTATCATACTATCACTCCCTCAAGGAATTTCAGAATCTCTTGCAATTATTCGTGCACTCACAAGCTGTAACTGGCTAAGCATAGTACTCGAGAAGACTAAGCAGTTTGTCTCTCAGATTATCACTACAAAGATTTGACCTCACAAAATTCATTTACCGCTTGCTTTTAGTTAAGCTATTTGCAACAAATAATGCTCCCACAGTATCTAGATGACAGTAGTTTTCTGACAGGGCCTGCCAAGGACTatactggtttttttttttgtaaatacaaGGTGCTAATAACAACAAATTCCTTTTCCATGAGTACTTCAAACACCAACAACAATAGTGGCCATGTTCTCGCCATATTCTctcaaaatctaaaatttttctacttttctcttcAAACCAATAAGTTTTGAAGTCTTCATGATAGTCATGCAATGTATAACTGGAACAATCATTCTGTAACAAATGGAATAACTGTAAACATCAGGTTTAAGTATTCTTTCATAATACACCAACATTAGCAGACAAAATGTTCTCTCGTGAACAGGCACAAAGCAATCCCATTTCAGTGAAAGTTAAATTCAGCAAATATTGAGATAGATGATGAACTTTAAACCTGAAATTGCTGTGGTACAAATCGGAAGTTAAGGAACTGAAAAGGAATCCATAATTGCCAATTGGCCACAACCGCAGAGAACCATTCCTACAAAGTGAGATAAAGAATATAACCAAAACCAACCAAGGGTTAAGTTCCTTCTATGCATGCCAGGAATCATGTTATTAATGTGACAAGGCATGGTGATCCTCAGAAAAGAAAAGCAGCTGCGATTTAATTACTTCCAAACCccaagaaggaaaaaggaagatGATGAAGATACAATTACTGATAATACCTGCTCAAGCTTAGGAATTACTTGTGATGGCCTTCCCTCCAGTGTTACCAATGTCGATAAGAAAAATCCAATGAAAatgggagagaaaagaaactgCAATACACAAGCTTTATGAGACAAAAGATTGATGAGGTAAAAGTATTGCCATCAAATGATAGCTTAAACATGCCATCACATGGATCCTGCAAAACTCAATTAATCACCTGATCAAGAAAAAGGCGCAAGAAAGCGCCAGATGATCCAGGAATTGTGACCAATTTGCTCAAGTACAGGTACCTAATTGTATCACATGAGGCATTAATAAGACAATTAAGGGAGTAATATGAGAGTCACCTTAAATAACCAACTCATTTTACTGAATGTGATTGAAATAGTGAACTAAGGAAATGCCTCAGCATGTCATTGACTGAGAAACAAGTTACTTTTTACTAGCCAATTAACAAAACCAAAAGAGTAAATCGGCTACGAAAACAGATATATGGCAGCACACTACAATGACCTCTTATTTCTATTAGATTATCATGGTCCTAAATAGATTTTAGAAATCCAGCAAGCTATTTCAGTATAGTTTCATAGACATGTTTCCTGTCCATAGAGCCATGGTAGACACATATACAAGGACTTGACTCTCAAAAAGAGGAAGTAATTTAGTTTATTGAGCTGAATAAAAACTTTAGTCTGGTCAATGCCAGTTACCCAAGTACATCTCTTTCCCTTTTTACTACAGATATCATTACCAAAAATTTCCAGCACTTTCAGAAAGGCAAAATAGCAGGGCAGCAATAACATGTAAGTTCAAACAGATCTGAGAATTATAGTTCAAAACATTGACACTTTTCAGATGTGATTAAAAAGAGAATCTGAAGGCAATACCAGAAGTGCAAGGTTGGACCCACCAAAACCAGCCCCAACAATGTGAACAGAAATGTCCTCTTCCAGTCTAGTGAAGGTACTTGTTCAATTGCAAGCTGAGGCATGAATGCACAAGCAGCACTTTAGCAAATCAAAAACTGGCCACCAATCGGCATAAAAAGATACACAATAATCTGGTTTTAATGGCtagaacaaattaaaaaaattcaccaCCAGACGCAacaattttctatttctttataAAATATGGTCAAGATGAATCTATAGCCCAGTCTTGTTTTCATAGCATACGGAAGAAAATCTTTATGACATCCATGACAAGATGtgacaaaattatagacaaaaCTTGGAAAAAAAAGTTGGACATATGCAGAGCACTAGGACATACTCCACTTATAGCTCACATCCTATTCATGCCAGTCCAAAGTGATGCATACTTCAACCTTGTGCCTTCAAAAGGATATTGTGCACTAGTGCTTTTCATGCAGAGTGTTGAGACCTTATTTGAATGTTCCTTGAACTAAGCTTTTAATTAAGAGCTTAAATTTCCTTCCAAGGTCCAAACCTAAGGGAGCTAATTGTTATTTGACTACTAAAGCTTGTTTAGATAATTCCATTACTTGTATGACTAGGATTGTTCTATTTCTACTAAATCGCAAATCTGATTTAAGATATTATTTCAGGGGAAAAGTAACATCAACTGATCCCAAAAGCAACAAATACCTTCATTAATAAAGGGTACAGAGCTCATTGTACAAGGAGGATTTTGGCAGCAAGCATTCAGTTTGGATCTGGTGTGTGAAACCATCTCTTCTGAGGAGTGACCCATGCATTAAGGTAGGTTTGATTCCTAAGTTGCCCAAATTTTTCTTCTCACCACAAAGTTTGTAACCCCCTTGatccaaatatcaaattctcAATCTTACAACTGTGAAATAGAAAGGCAGTACTCACTTTCCAATTGACTGGGCAACCATCTCTCACAGTGGAGGTGATACCTTAATTTTATGAGCTACAATTCCTAATAAACCCTAGATTTAACTCCTTGGTTACCCAACTTCTTCTTGCCAAGAGTTCATATTTTTGTTGACCCAACACTCTGTCTCTCATCTTGGTGCTACTAAAGTATGAAATTAACTATTAATCTCAAGCAGAATCTCCAGATCAACTTTGCAGATCATAGCTTGATACAGGGTACACCCATCATGCACATTTCGTCTTTCCATCAATATAACAAAAATGTGGCAAGTTTGATCTTGGTCCAATTAGCAGCCAAATGAAATCACCAGTTTGATTGTTTGGAGCCTATCTAATTCCAAATATTGCTTCTGCACTacattaacaataaataaatatagtCTTACTGCTCCTAAAAAGTGCAAGAGTATCCTCTATGAATGGTACTTATTGCTCATTACTGTGTTCATGTCCAAAAGTTAGAGAGAGCTAGATTTCTCTAGCTCACCAGATGATCAACTAAAAGAAAAGTTCCTCTTACAGAAATTCGACAGCTGGTGGCAATCACCCATTGCATTAGCACAAGAAACTAGATATATACCAGCCCAGCCCCTTCCAGCCTGAATCTCTTGCCAGAACCACCcccaaaaaaatcaagaaagcaAAGACAGTattcatatctcagagtacatcACAGAAATTAATTTTGTCAGCTTAAATGATTGCAGGAGTATTTCCTAATTCTATATAacaagacccaaaaaaaaagtgacaACAATAACAATGCCTACAATGGGATAGTTATCAGTTATTTCTCCCATCCAGAAAAACATTGTAACATAATGCCCTGCAATAGAAGACATATAAGTATATTCTTTCATAAACTCAAACATTATACATAGGAGCCCACTTTTCAAGCAGGAAAAGAGTTCTCAAAGCTCTTTCACCATTCTGATCAGCATCTCCTTTTACAGAGCAATGATTATTGTCTTAATATTATCATAATTACATAACCTCATCTAACATTAGAAGTTGTCATTAGGAAGCACCACCTCTCCTTCACCAAAATTGACCACTTCCAACATCAACAAAGTAATAATGGTCAACACGAATTTAAATACAGAGAGTTAGAAACCATATTTCTGGAAATCTCAACTGTTTGTTTCAAGTAGAAACTATATATCAATACAGGGCAGATTAAGGAGTTCACCTGGCAGGTTAAATCTCCAATgaaagtcaaaaatgcagatgTCACAGCTTTTGTCCACACAGGATATTTTTCAAGAAGTGACAAGTACCTGATATAGAGATTGAATGCTAGTTAAAATGGCAAAGTCAAGGATAATTTTCAAGAAcagaacagacaagagaacaaaaatcaacccaaaaccgtgaaaagaaaaaagaatttgtaaTTAGACCAG
This portion of the Coffea arabica cultivar ET-39 chromosome 2e, Coffea Arabica ET-39 HiFi, whole genome shotgun sequence genome encodes:
- the LOC113732438 gene encoding protein SYM1-like isoform X2, yielding MASSPAKLVRKSPLLYRYVQFSRKPTSHFSSAPKIPPCSTSISSRGFSFRCCYHSISLTSTTVYKELGHSKIGFRQLGSDHFRLFAVSDGGSGGGGSGNSGSGGGNFGDGGSGAAGGSGSGKNWSFLLWYLSLLEKYPVWTKAVTSAFLTFIGDLTCQLAIEQVPSLDWKRTFLFTLLGLVLVGPTLHFWYLYLSKLVTIPGSSGAFLRLFLDQFLFSPIFIGFFLSTLVTLEGRPSQVIPKLEQEWFSAVVANWQLWIPFQFLNFRFVPQQFQVFGDTTGVTNS
- the LOC113732438 gene encoding protein SYM1-like isoform X3, which gives rise to MASSPAKLVRKSPLLYRYVQFSRKPTSHFSSAPKIPPCSTSISSRGFSFRCCYHSISLTSTTVYKELGHSKIGFRQLGSDHFRLFAVSDGGSGGGGSGNSGSGGGNFGDGGSGAAGGSGSGKNWSFLLWYLSLLEKYPVWTKAVTSAFLTFIGDLTCQLAIEQVPSLDWKRTFLFTLLGLVLVGPTLHFWYLYLSKLVTIPGSSGAFLRLFLDQFLFSPIFIGFFLSTLVTLEGRPSQVIPKLEQEWFSAVVANWQLWIPFQFLNFRFVPQQFQHPSYVTL
- the LOC113732438 gene encoding protein SYM1-like isoform X1 is translated as MASSPAKLVRKSPLLYRYVQFSRKPTSHFSSAPKIPPCSTSISSRGFSFRCCYHSISLTSTTVYKELGHSKIGFRQLGSDHFRLFAVSDGGSGGGGSGNSGSGGGNFGDGGSGAAGGSGSGKNWSFLLWYLSLLEKYPVWTKAVTSAFLTFIGDLTCQLAIEQVPSLDWKRTFLFTLLGLVLVGPTLHFWYLYLSKLVTIPGSSGAFLRLFLDQFLFSPIFIGFFLSTLVTLEGRPSQVIPKLEQEWFSAVVANWQLWIPFQFLNFRFVPQQFQVLAANFIALIWNVILSYKAHKAILTK